From Cucurbita pepo subsp. pepo cultivar mu-cu-16 unplaced genomic scaffold, ASM280686v2 Cp4.1_scaffold000102, whole genome shotgun sequence, a single genomic window includes:
- the LOC111783809 gene encoding TBC1 domain family member 15-like — protein sequence MWRDAGAPADSFYEVRPECTDVPKTRFKIRAGKTLSVRKWQGAFNPEGQLDIAKTLNRIHRGGIHPSIRGEVWEFLLGCYDPTSTYEEREEIRQRRRIQYATFKEDCRQMFPVVGSGRYITAPVITEDGTPIHDPLVLLETNPGSGPLIPQESNSQSNSSNSMEPVTDPKIIQWMLTLHQIGLDVVRTDRTLVFYEKQENLSKLWDILAVYAWIDKDVGYCQGMSDLCSPMIMLLEDEGDAFWCFERLMRRLRGNFRCTDSSVGVETQLSNLAAITQVIDPKLHQHLETLGGGDYLFAFRMLMVLFRREFSFCDSLYLWEMMWALEYDPDQFTVYEEPDVCSDKGDGSKGKAKAIRQCGKYERENLKAKNSQAPLPISVFLVASVLKDKSTKLLTEARGLDDVVKILNDMTGNLDAKKACTGAMKLHKKYLKKAKKP from the exons ATGTGGAGGGACGCTGGAGCTCCTGCTGATTCTTTCTATGAGGTTCGCCCTGAGTGCACCGATGTTCCCAAAACCCGCTTCAAGATCAGG GCTGGGAAGACCTTGAGTGTAAGAAAATGGCAAGGAGCATTCAATCCCGAAGGCCAACTGGACATTGCGAAGACTCTAAATCGCATTCATCGTGGG GGGATCCATCCTTCAATCAGAGGAGAAGTGTGGGAGTTTCTTCTTGGTTGTTATGATCCTACCAGCACCTAtgaggaaagagaagagattCGCCAGCGTCGAAG GATACAGTATGCTACGTTTAAGGAAGACTGTCGACAGATGTTTCCTGTCGTTGGAAGTGGTAGATACATCACAGCTCCTGTAATCACAGAGGATGGTACGCCTATTCATGACCCGCTTGTACTTTTGGAAACAAATCCAGGGAGTGGTCCGCTTATACCCCAAG AATCAAATTCACAATCAAATTCCTCTAATAGTATGGAACCTGTGACTGATCCAAAAATAATTCAGTGGATGCTTACTTTACATCAGATAG GTCTTGATGTGGTTCGGACTGACAGAACATTGGTGTTCTATGAAAAGCAAGAAAACTTGTCGAAACTTTGGGATATTCTTGCTGTTTATGCTTGGATCGATAAAGACGTTGGCTACTGTCAAG GAATGAGTGATCTTTGTTCCCCCATGATAATGCTTCTCGAGGATGAAGGCGATGCGTTTTGGTGCTTTGAACGTTTGATGCGCAGATTG cGAGGGAACTTCCGATGCACGGATAGCTCTGTCGGTGTGGAGACTCAACTCAGTAATCTGGCTGCTATCACGCAAGTGATTGATCCAAAGCTCCATCAACACTTGG AGACACTTGGTGGTGGCGATTATCTTTTCGCTTTCAGGATGCTTATGGTTTTGTTTCGTCGAGAGTTTTCGTTTTGCGATTCTTTGTATCTCTGGGAG ATGATGTGGGCACTGGAATATGATCCTGATCAGTTCACAGTGTATGAAGAACCTGATGTGTGCAGTGATAAAGGCGATGGgtcgaaaggaaaagcaaaAGCGATACGTCAATGCGGGAAATACGAGAGGGAGAACTTGAAAGCAAAGAACTCACAAGCTCCTCTTCCAATCTCTGTTTTCCTTGTTGCTAGTGTGTTGAAAGATAAGAGCACAAAGCTGCTTACAGAAGCTCGGGGTCTCGACGATGTTGTGAAG ATATTGAACGACATGACTGGAAATCTGGATGCCAAGAAAGCATGCACTGGAGCAATGAAGCTTCACaagaaatatctaaaaaaG GCCAAGAAGCCATAG